In Deinococcus psychrotolerans, a genomic segment contains:
- a CDS encoding peptidoglycan DD-metalloendopeptidase family protein: MILFGYFKCFAHVKVFGGALRHAVPVRQTKTQLKAALLGLALLGAAQAAKPPFPFLAGAPLADPLNLTQLKGTHVPLAFLTPRRAALPTGPSSALVIAQSRERPGQIAERYGVGMSALKVLRGGAEQTPSGLPLRAGQVVRVALPPTLPVSRRPSSIKTVTVAYGDTLSHLMQRSNLSERELISANLELGSLDKLAVGTRLNIPTAETGLLIRIKPGQTAADLIAAYHAAPLAVARANAIKLPTELSVGDELLLPGIYADSLHEELLARRLRAIQQAKAAVLLAQYQQFEAWKAARLAERQRRFDAYQAWLKSPERLALIAKYQRQAQYDAWTAQQAAEAAAKEAEYQAFLAQQAAEDATRTQQIKTQMLDLASSDPRPQMQAALSAEQNAPDLHLRWPLEHPRLTSRFGEEDIEFHVEQFHGGLDMVEPTGTPIYAAQAGEVTKSGEGAYGINVYTVDADLNLTIIYGHLNQTAVEIGQSVKQGDLIGYVGCTGECTGPHLHFELRLGGTPVDPLAFLP, encoded by the coding sequence TTGATTTTGTTCGGTTATTTCAAATGTTTTGCTCACGTCAAGGTCTTTGGGGGCGCATTGCGGCACGCCGTTCCAGTTCGACAAACCAAAACCCAGCTCAAGGCGGCGCTGCTGGGCTTAGCTTTGTTGGGAGCGGCTCAAGCGGCCAAACCGCCGTTTCCCTTCCTTGCTGGTGCGCCGCTGGCCGATCCGCTGAATTTGACGCAGCTCAAAGGGACACACGTGCCGCTGGCGTTCTTGACCCCGAGACGGGCCGCCCTGCCCACTGGCCCCAGCAGCGCTCTTGTGATCGCCCAGTCTCGTGAGCGGCCGGGGCAGATCGCTGAGCGCTACGGGGTAGGCATGAGCGCCCTCAAGGTGCTCAGAGGCGGCGCTGAGCAAACGCCCTCAGGCCTGCCGCTCCGTGCCGGTCAAGTGGTGCGGGTGGCCTTGCCGCCCACCTTGCCCGTGAGCCGCCGGCCCAGCAGCATCAAAACGGTGACGGTGGCTTACGGAGACACCCTCAGCCATTTGATGCAGCGCTCCAATCTCTCGGAGCGCGAACTGATCAGTGCCAACCTCGAACTCGGCAGCCTCGATAAACTGGCCGTCGGAACCCGGCTCAACATTCCCACCGCCGAGACGGGCCTGCTGATCCGCATCAAGCCCGGCCAGACGGCGGCGGATTTGATTGCGGCTTACCACGCCGCGCCGCTGGCCGTAGCCCGCGCCAACGCCATCAAACTGCCCACCGAACTCAGCGTCGGTGACGAGCTGCTGCTGCCGGGCATTTACGCCGACTCACTGCACGAAGAGCTGCTCGCCCGCCGCCTGAGGGCCATTCAGCAGGCCAAAGCCGCCGTACTGCTGGCCCAGTATCAGCAGTTCGAAGCGTGGAAGGCTGCCCGCTTGGCCGAGCGCCAGCGCCGATTTGACGCTTACCAAGCGTGGCTGAAAAGTCCTGAGCGCCTCGCGCTGATCGCCAAGTACCAGCGCCAAGCCCAGTACGACGCTTGGACGGCCCAGCAAGCCGCTGAGGCGGCAGCCAAAGAAGCCGAGTACCAAGCCTTCCTCGCTCAGCAAGCCGCCGAGGACGCGACCAGAACACAGCAGATCAAAACCCAGATGCTTGATTTGGCCAGCAGCGATCCGCGCCCGCAGATGCAGGCCGCGCTGAGTGCCGAGCAAAATGCTCCCGATTTGCATCTCCGCTGGCCGCTCGAACACCCACGCCTGACCAGCCGCTTCGGTGAGGAAGACATTGAGTTTCACGTCGAGCAGTTTCACGGCGGCCTCGACATGGTCGAACCCACCGGCACGCCGATTTATGCCGCCCAAGCCGGTGAAGTCACCAAAAGTGGCGAGGGCGCTTACGGCATCAATGTTTACACCGTCGACGCTGATCTCAACCTCACCATCATCTACGGCCACCTCAATCAGACAGCGGTGGAGATTGGGCAGAGCGTCAAGCAGGGTGACCTCATCGGCTACGTGGGCTGCACCGGCGAATGCACCGGGCCGCACCTGCACTTCGAGCTGCGACTGGGCGGCACGCCGGTTGATCCGCTGGCATTTTTGCCTTAA
- the pdxT gene encoding pyridoxal 5'-phosphate synthase glutaminase subunit PdxT, whose protein sequence is MNSPPTVGVLALQGAFREHKRLLQTFGAHVTEVRLPHQLGGLSGLILPGGESTTIGNLMVEYGLISAIQEFHAAGGAIFGTCAGAILLARTIHGTPPQFGEQPSLDLMDITVQRNAFGRQVDSFRTPLDVSGFETPFPAVFIRAPVIAAVGEGVEVLARHQDQIVLARQGNLLAGSFHPELTGDARIHELFLNMNRSAQAVGSGL, encoded by the coding sequence ATGAACTCACCACCCACCGTCGGCGTCCTGGCCCTTCAGGGGGCTTTCCGCGAACACAAGCGCCTGCTCCAGACCTTCGGCGCACACGTCACCGAAGTCCGGCTGCCGCATCAACTCGGGGGGCTGTCTGGTCTGATTTTACCGGGCGGCGAAAGCACCACCATCGGCAATTTGATGGTGGAATACGGCCTTATCAGCGCTATTCAGGAGTTTCACGCGGCGGGCGGAGCCATCTTCGGCACCTGCGCGGGAGCCATTTTGCTGGCCCGCACCATTCACGGCACGCCGCCGCAGTTTGGAGAGCAGCCCAGCCTCGATTTGATGGACATCACCGTGCAGCGCAACGCCTTTGGCCGTCAGGTGGATTCGTTCCGCACTCCTCTGGACGTCTCGGGGTTTGAAACGCCGTTTCCCGCCGTCTTTATCCGCGCTCCCGTCATCGCGGCGGTGGGAGAGGGCGTCGAAGTGCTGGCCCGTCACCAAGACCAGATCGTGCTGGCCCGCCAAGGCAATTTGCTGGCCGGAAGCTTTCACCCCGAACTGACCGGAGACGCCCGCATCCATGAACTGTTTTTGAACATGAACCGGAGCGCTCAAGCGGTGGGGAGCGGACTTTAG
- a CDS encoding HDIG domain-containing metalloprotein, with amino-acid sequence MLRRPKSSALHWPTFPPAAVLVGGAARDLLRGAVPKDYDWAAPDPAAAARFIAASLFVENSIAANSATTNPATTNPVAAKRGAVFALDEQRQYWRAVVDGVQHDFVPLPADLESELLRRDFTVNALAIHENGQISDPTGGLRDLKRRSLKMVSEQNLREDPLRLLRAARLATTLGFALEAQTKAAVQRLARDPALPLPAAERIGAELNALMLSAEAAAGVLLLRELGLLELYLPELLEGAGLTQGGFHHLDVLDHNIEALHQLLTRFPSADLALRWATLLHDIGKPRTKGTHPETGRSTYYGHAELGANLAAHRLERLKQPRALVERVRAMIHAHMVHLPANEREARRFVHRRRDVLPDLLWLMLADREASRGPQSTPATRYAYQVGFERILAALEEQPPAPAALLTGREIMKLLNLEAGPAVGRAVRALAEAAALGDVATPDEARAFLLAHLAACAPADVPNG; translated from the coding sequence ATGCTGCGCCGCCCTAAATCTTCTGCCCTCCACTGGCCTACTTTTCCGCCGGCTGCCGTGCTGGTCGGCGGCGCGGCCCGCGACTTGCTGCGCGGCGCAGTGCCAAAGGACTACGACTGGGCCGCGCCCGATCCGGCAGCAGCGGCCCGCTTCATTGCCGCAAGCTTATTCGTTGAAAACTCAATCGCCGCAAATTCAGCCACTACAAACCCAGCCACCACAAATCCAGTCGCTGCAAAGCGCGGCGCGGTCTTTGCCCTCGATGAGCAGCGCCAATACTGGCGGGCTGTCGTTGACGGCGTGCAGCACGACTTCGTGCCGCTGCCTGCCGATCTGGAAAGCGAGCTGTTGCGGCGCGATTTCACCGTCAATGCGCTGGCGATTCACGAGAATGGGCAAATCAGCGATCCCACAGGTGGGCTGCGAGATCTTAAGCGGCGCAGCTTGAAGATGGTCAGCGAGCAGAACCTGCGCGAAGACCCTTTGCGGCTGCTGCGGGCGGCGCGGCTGGCCACCACGCTGGGGTTTGCTCTAGAGGCGCAGACCAAAGCCGCCGTGCAGCGCCTCGCCCGAGACCCGGCCCTGCCACTGCCCGCCGCCGAGCGGATCGGTGCCGAACTCAACGCCCTGATGCTCAGCGCTGAGGCCGCTGCCGGGGTGCTGCTGTTGCGTGAACTCGGCTTGCTGGAACTCTACCTGCCGGAGCTGCTGGAGGGCGCGGGCCTCACACAGGGCGGCTTTCACCACCTCGACGTGCTCGATCACAACATTGAAGCGCTCCACCAACTTCTCACCCGTTTCCCCAGCGCTGATTTGGCGCTGCGCTGGGCCACCCTGCTTCACGACATCGGCAAGCCGCGCACCAAAGGCACTCATCCAGAAACCGGGCGAAGCACTTACTACGGCCACGCCGAGCTGGGCGCGAATCTGGCAGCACACCGCTTGGAGCGCCTCAAGCAGCCCCGCGCCCTTGTCGAGCGGGTCAGGGCGATGATTCACGCGCACATGGTTCACCTGCCTGCCAATGAGCGCGAGGCGAGGCGCTTCGTTCACCGCCGCCGCGACGTGCTGCCCGATTTGCTTTGGCTGATGCTGGCTGACCGTGAAGCTTCACGCGGGCCGCAGAGTACGCCCGCCACCCGCTACGCTTATCAAGTCGGCTTTGAGCGCATACTGGCCGCCCTCGAAGAGCAGCCGCCCGCCCCCGCGGCGCTGCTGACCGGGCGCGAAATCATGAAGCTGCTGAACTTGGAAGCGGGGCCAGCTGTGGGCCGGGCTGTGCGGGCGCTGGCCGAAGCCGCCGCGCTGGGCGATGTAGCAACGCCGGATGAAGCGCGGGCCTTTTTGCTGGCTCATCTAGCCGCCTGTGCGCCCGCCGACGTTCCAAACGGGTAA
- a CDS encoding branched-chain amino acid ABC transporter substrate-binding protein → MTLTSRLAPAATFFLLLALSTAQAASYKIATISPLSGSLTAIGSEVKRGAELAFKNRAAELKAAGIDVSLVSFDDEASATKGEQIAQSVLADKAIIGVVGALNSSVSNVLGQSFAADKLAVVTPSSTNDALTSHRWSNFSRVVAPDRAQSVAAAAYIADTLGAKSVFVISDNTAYGNGLTKSLIGNLKTRNVAVAAYAGASTPAQIASVIKQVKASNATIVYFGGTDDTGGQLIQGLRNAGVQADFMGGDGLDSPSFLQRAGKAAVGVIYTTVFGPVNTFSNSVDFTAQYRADYKALPSGVAVYAYDATNALLSALESKAKSGATVTRPQMSAALRKVELPACFSGDKKDCITITGALSFDAQGERSTSRLLIMKYDEMYQAKMAKIQTVSAESLK, encoded by the coding sequence ATGACCTTAACTTCACGTCTGGCTCCGGCCGCGACCTTCTTCCTACTTCTTGCTCTCAGCACTGCCCAGGCAGCCAGCTACAAGATCGCCACCATCAGCCCACTGAGCGGCAGTCTCACCGCCATCGGCAGCGAAGTCAAACGCGGCGCTGAACTCGCGTTCAAAAACCGCGCCGCCGAACTCAAGGCGGCAGGCATCGATGTCAGTCTGGTGTCGTTTGACGACGAAGCCTCGGCCACCAAAGGTGAACAGATCGCCCAGAGCGTCTTAGCGGACAAAGCCATTATCGGTGTGGTCGGAGCGCTCAATTCCAGTGTGTCCAATGTGCTGGGGCAAAGCTTTGCCGCAGACAAACTGGCAGTCGTGACTCCATCGAGTACCAACGACGCCCTGACCAGCCACCGCTGGAGCAACTTCAGCCGCGTGGTGGCTCCTGACCGGGCGCAGAGCGTGGCCGCCGCCGCCTACATCGCCGATACGTTGGGAGCCAAGTCCGTGTTTGTCATCTCCGACAACACCGCCTACGGGAACGGGCTGACCAAAAGCCTGATTGGCAATCTCAAGACCCGCAACGTCGCGGTGGCCGCGTATGCAGGGGCTTCAACTCCGGCTCAGATTGCGAGCGTGATCAAGCAGGTCAAAGCCAGCAACGCCACCATCGTTTATTTCGGCGGCACCGACGACACCGGCGGGCAGCTCATTCAGGGCCTGCGCAATGCAGGCGTGCAGGCCGACTTTATGGGCGGCGACGGCCTAGATTCACCCAGCTTTTTGCAGCGGGCAGGCAAAGCAGCGGTCGGCGTGATTTACACCACCGTCTTTGGCCCCGTCAACACCTTTTCCAACTCCGTGGATTTTACTGCGCAGTACCGGGCCGATTATAAAGCCCTACCCAGTGGCGTGGCGGTCTACGCTTATGACGCCACCAACGCGCTGCTCTCCGCCCTCGAAAGCAAAGCCAAGTCGGGAGCAACAGTCACCCGGCCTCAAATGAGTGCGGCCCTGCGGAAAGTGGAGTTGCCCGCCTGCTTTTCAGGCGACAAGAAGGATTGCATCACCATCACGGGAGCTTTGTCCTTTGACGCGCAGGGCGAGCGATCGACCTCGCGCTTGCTGATCATGAAGTACGACGAGATGTATCAGGCCAAGATGGCAAAGATTCAAACCGTCAGTGCCGAAAGCTTGAAATAA
- a CDS encoding alpha/beta fold hydrolase yields the protein MNDTAQDPTQKGRSHFTTIRGLRTHARVYGDGHKEAIVVIPGLGCAAWMYRRIARTLSRWRQVWVYDPPGHGFSAGTLAYPAHIGQLTDHLALWIQANRLAGSPLLGHSLGGEVIIDLAVRYPQLAGPLIACAPTGIPENPNVAAQIIRLTLDLPRERVGLWPYGLASYVRTGPLRFYQLAQDQYNHDTGPLLPLVKSPVLVINGTADPVIRLWTLLEMARSIPGARTVEVAGGTHALTDSRPIEVAMHTLDFLEDLAGR from the coding sequence ATGAACGATACGGCTCAGGACCCCACCCAAAAAGGCCGTTCTCATTTCACCACCATTCGCGGTCTGCGCACCCACGCCCGCGTCTACGGAGACGGCCACAAAGAAGCCATAGTGGTGATTCCCGGACTCGGCTGCGCGGCGTGGATGTACCGCCGCATCGCCCGCACCTTGTCGCGCTGGCGGCAGGTCTGGGTGTATGACCCGCCGGGGCACGGCTTCTCTGCGGGGACGCTGGCTTATCCGGCACACATCGGGCAGCTCACCGATCATCTGGCGTTGTGGATACAGGCCAACCGGCTGGCGGGTTCGCCGCTGCTGGGGCACTCGCTGGGCGGCGAGGTCATCATTGATCTGGCGGTGCGCTATCCGCAGTTGGCCGGCCCGCTGATCGCCTGCGCTCCGACCGGCATTCCTGAAAACCCCAACGTGGCGGCGCAGATTATTCGGCTGACTCTAGACTTGCCGCGTGAGCGGGTGGGCCTGTGGCCTTACGGCTTGGCCTCGTATGTCCGCACCGGCCCGCTGCGCTTTTATCAATTGGCCCAAGATCAGTACAACCATGACACCGGCCCACTGTTGCCGCTGGTCAAGTCGCCTGTTTTGGTGATCAATGGCACCGCCGACCCGGTGATTCGGCTGTGGACGCTCCTCGAAATGGCCCGCAGCATTCCCGGTGCCCGCACGGTGGAAGTCGCAGGCGGCACCCACGCCCTGACCGACTCGCGCCCGATCGAAGTGGCCATGCACACGCTCGACTTTTTGGAAGACTTGGCAGGACGCTAG
- the pdxS gene encoding pyridoxal 5'-phosphate synthase lyase subunit PdxS: MTDQHSQTQQGTPEIKFGFAEMFKGGVIMDVVTPEHARIAEAAGATAVMALERVPADIRKDGGVARMSDPSMIKEIIAAVTIPVMAKARIGHFVEAQILQSLGVDFIDESEVLTPADESYHIEKSKFNVPFVCGAKNLGEALRRIGEGASMIRTKGEAGTGNVVEAVRHARNILGEIRGIQARPSEELMSVARDLQAPYHLVQYVHQYGKLPVVNFAAGGIATPADAALMMQLGLDGVFVGSGIFKSGGGDLAQIEKRARAIVKAVTHFDNPDILAEVSENLGLPMTGINIDSLIPEERLASRGW, encoded by the coding sequence ATGACTGACCAACATTCACAGACGCAGCAAGGCACCCCTGAAATCAAGTTCGGCTTCGCTGAGATGTTCAAAGGCGGCGTGATCATGGACGTGGTGACGCCCGAGCACGCCCGCATCGCCGAAGCTGCCGGAGCCACCGCCGTGATGGCCCTTGAGCGCGTGCCCGCCGACATCCGCAAGGACGGCGGCGTGGCCCGCATGAGCGATCCCAGCATGATCAAAGAGATCATCGCCGCGGTGACCATTCCGGTGATGGCCAAAGCCCGCATCGGGCACTTTGTGGAAGCCCAGATTTTGCAGTCGCTCGGGGTGGATTTCATCGACGAATCCGAAGTGCTGACCCCCGCCGACGAGAGCTACCACATTGAAAAAAGCAAATTCAACGTGCCGTTTGTCTGCGGAGCCAAAAACTTGGGCGAAGCGCTCAGACGAATCGGTGAGGGAGCCAGCATGATCCGCACCAAAGGCGAAGCCGGTACCGGCAACGTGGTGGAAGCGGTGCGGCACGCCCGAAATATCTTAGGCGAGATTCGCGGCATTCAGGCCCGCCCCAGCGAGGAACTGATGTCGGTGGCCCGCGACCTCCAAGCGCCTTACCACTTGGTGCAGTATGTCCACCAGTACGGCAAGCTGCCGGTGGTCAACTTCGCGGCGGGCGGTATCGCGACGCCTGCCGACGCGGCGCTGATGATGCAGCTCGGCTTAGACGGGGTATTCGTCGGCAGCGGCATCTTCAAGAGCGGCGGCGGAGACCTCGCCCAAATTGAAAAGCGTGCCCGCGCCATCGTCAAGGCTGTAACCCACTTCGACAACCCCGATATTCTGGCCGAGGTCAGCGAGAATCTGGGCTTGCCGATGACCGGCATCAATATCGATTCGCTGATTCCCGAAGAAAGACTGGCCAGCCGGGGTTGGTAA
- a CDS encoding alpha/beta fold hydrolase — MRPPPIITETFSSGTRTLRYTRQGAGPPIILIHGLSGSGRWWRFNAPALAASHEVLTLELLGGVGVQEAARLIGAWMEQLDLPPCAVLGHSMGGQIALYVAAASPQRVSRLILACASGLLHAAWWKVALNLPRAGFSGRPRFMPVVLRDSLRTGLPNLYRSARDLLRDDVEALLPTIQVPTLVIWGSRDPLVPPHLGQLLAQRLPNARYTEIAHAGHVVMVDQPAAFNRAVIGFLAQPLAGET, encoded by the coding sequence GTGCGCCCGCCTCCCATCATCACCGAAACGTTCAGCTCAGGGACGCGCACTCTCCGCTACACCCGTCAGGGCGCGGGGCCGCCGATCATTCTCATTCATGGTCTGAGCGGTTCGGGGCGCTGGTGGCGCTTCAATGCACCTGCGCTGGCCGCCTCCCACGAAGTCCTGACTTTAGAACTGCTCGGCGGAGTCGGCGTGCAGGAAGCGGCCCGGCTGATCGGCGCGTGGATGGAGCAGCTCGATTTGCCGCCGTGTGCCGTACTGGGACATAGCATGGGCGGCCAAATTGCGCTGTACGTGGCAGCGGCCTCACCCCAGCGGGTCAGTCGCCTGATTTTGGCCTGCGCCAGCGGTCTTCTTCACGCGGCTTGGTGGAAAGTGGCGCTCAACTTGCCGCGTGCGGGCTTTTCAGGTCGTCCCCGCTTTATGCCGGTGGTGCTGCGCGATTCACTCAGAACCGGCCTGCCCAATCTCTACCGCTCAGCCCGCGATTTGCTGCGCGACGATGTGGAAGCGCTGCTGCCAACCATTCAGGTGCCCACCTTGGTCATCTGGGGCTCGCGTGATCCGCTGGTACCGCCGCACCTCGGCCAGTTGCTGGCCCAGCGCCTGCCTAATGCCCGGTACACCGAAATTGCCCACGCCGGACATGTGGTGATGGTCGATCAGCCTGCCGCCTTTAACCGCGCCGTGATCGGCTTCCTGGCTCAGCCACTGGCCGGAGAGACATGA
- a CDS encoding HD domain-containing protein produces the protein MSTRFFGKISSKLGKLPGKVKRLSRSLTASQAQPNDAWALSLLTPPEARLYLSMDARDREHACRVTGALLAAYPDSSPELSAAALLHDSGKLLRPYRVHERVLVGLVPGRAAQQLPFGALYLRGQHPAIGGELLRRTGGRERVAELVERHHSPKGDAEAALLHQFDDLE, from the coding sequence GTGTCCACGCGTTTTTTCGGCAAAATCAGCAGCAAGCTCGGCAAATTGCCCGGCAAAGTCAAGCGGCTCTCGCGCAGCCTGACCGCCAGCCAAGCCCAGCCGAACGATGCTTGGGCGCTGAGCTTGCTGACCCCGCCTGAAGCGCGGCTGTACCTCAGCATGGACGCCCGTGACCGCGAACATGCTTGCCGCGTCACGGGAGCGCTGCTGGCCGCCTATCCTGACAGCAGTCCTGAACTCAGCGCGGCGGCCCTGCTCCACGACAGCGGCAAATTGCTGCGGCCCTACCGCGTGCATGAGCGCGTTCTGGTGGGCTTGGTGCCCGGACGGGCCGCCCAGCAGTTGCCGTTTGGAGCACTTTATCTGCGCGGTCAGCATCCGGCCATCGGAGGCGAGTTGCTGCGCCGCACCGGGGGCCGGGAGCGGGTGGCCGAACTGGTCGAGCGTCACCACTCTCCCAAAGGCGACGCCGAAGCCGCGCTGCTCCACCAATTTGACGACTTGGAGTGA
- the rho gene encoding transcription termination factor Rho, translating into MNDHLGTETLPFHELQQKILPELHLIAAQAGIENYRKLKKDALSLAIMERQAEREGQTLARGYLEISPDGYGFLQGDLLDPSSRTVLITAGIIKQFLLRSGDEVIGRARRPRENERYGSLIQVEAVNNLSPETAKLRPRFDDLTPTFPDQQLVLEEPGVADSVSLRVVDLLVPIGRGQRALIVAPPKAGKTTLLKKIANSITRNYPDVTVIVLLVDERPEEVTDFRESVQGAQVIASTFDEPPQHHIRVAEFVHERARRLVEDGGHVVILLDSITRLARANNLVTPPTGRTLSGGLDSNALHWPKRFLGAARNIREGGSLTILATALVETGSRMDDVIFEEFKGTGNAELVLSRRLEERRIFPAMDITKSSTRRDELLLDPAVLNKMWLLRKVISDMDPADAMEMLLSRMGKTRNNQEFLATLGGG; encoded by the coding sequence GTGAATGACCATCTGGGCACCGAAACTTTGCCCTTCCACGAACTTCAACAAAAGATCTTGCCAGAACTGCACTTGATTGCTGCTCAGGCGGGCATTGAAAATTACCGCAAACTCAAAAAAGACGCGCTGTCGCTGGCCATCATGGAGCGCCAAGCCGAGCGCGAGGGCCAGACACTGGCACGCGGCTACCTCGAGATCAGTCCCGACGGCTACGGCTTTTTGCAGGGCGACTTGCTCGATCCCTCCTCACGCACGGTGCTGATTACGGCGGGCATCATCAAGCAGTTTCTGCTGCGCAGCGGCGACGAGGTGATTGGCCGCGCCCGCCGCCCCCGCGAAAACGAGCGCTACGGCTCGCTGATTCAGGTCGAAGCCGTCAACAATCTCTCGCCCGAGACCGCCAAGCTGCGCCCGCGTTTTGACGACTTGACTCCGACGTTTCCCGACCAGCAACTGGTCTTGGAAGAACCCGGCGTGGCCGACAGCGTCAGCTTGCGGGTGGTGGATTTGCTGGTGCCGATTGGGCGCGGCCAGCGGGCACTCATCGTCGCGCCGCCCAAAGCGGGCAAGACCACCCTGCTCAAAAAAATCGCCAACTCGATTACCCGCAATTACCCTGATGTCACGGTAATCGTGCTGCTGGTCGACGAGCGCCCCGAAGAAGTCACCGACTTCCGCGAGAGTGTGCAGGGCGCACAGGTGATCGCCTCGACGTTTGATGAGCCGCCGCAGCACCACATCCGGGTGGCCGAGTTCGTGCATGAACGCGCCCGCCGCTTGGTGGAAGACGGCGGCCACGTGGTGATCTTGCTCGACTCGATTACCCGCCTCGCCCGCGCCAACAACCTGGTCACGCCGCCCACCGGACGCACGCTCTCAGGCGGCCTGGATTCCAACGCTCTGCACTGGCCCAAGCGGTTTCTGGGCGCGGCCCGCAACATCCGCGAAGGCGGCAGCCTCACCATTTTGGCTACGGCGTTGGTCGAAACCGGCTCACGCATGGACGACGTGATTTTTGAAGAATTCAAAGGCACCGGCAACGCCGAACTGGTGCTCAGCCGCCGTTTGGAAGAGCGCCGCATTTTTCCGGCCATGGACATCACCAAGTCGTCCACCCGCCGCGACGAGCTGCTGCTCGACCCCGCCGTGCTCAACAAAATGTGGCTGCTGCGAAAAGTCATTTCGGATATGGATCCCGCCGACGCCATGGAAATGCTGCTCTCACGGATGGGAAAAACCCGCAACAATCAGGAATTCTTGGCAACGTTGGGCGGCGGCTGA
- a CDS encoding glycoside hydrolase family 13 protein — protein sequence MSIRTPDWVKDAVFYQIFPDRFARSGRQNLNLHLQDWGAPPTLHDYMGGDLWGVIERLDHIQSLGINALYFCPVFQSASNHRYHTHDYFKVDPMLGGDEALRSLIDAAHARGMKVVLDGVFNHASRGFFQFNDLLEQGEHSAYRDWFHVSAWPLFPYEHQHPANYEAWWGNRALPKFNTDDRSVREFLWSVAEYWMRWGIDGWRLDVPNEINDDSFWQEFRRRVKAINPEAYIVGEIWGDAQRWLGGDQFDAVMNYNFTRPCLAYFGAQTLDNAMNEASGTGYVSPMDAAAFAGRMSEVTRMYDPEVVQAQLNLLDSHDTARFLSVVSGDVSALTLATTFQMTYVGAPSVYYGDEIGLAGGPDPDCRRAFPWSEPQTWNREIMHHLQMLTAARHHSKALRRGSFDVLHAEGDLLAYRRECGGEYAYVLLNTGQQASDMALDNLAPGQYRDALSGRSYGVGQQQRFSVPGRGALVLVQGL from the coding sequence GTGAGTATCCGCACGCCCGACTGGGTCAAAGACGCCGTGTTTTACCAAATCTTCCCCGACCGCTTTGCCCGCAGTGGCCGCCAAAACCTGAATCTGCACCTGCAAGACTGGGGTGCGCCGCCCACCTTGCACGATTACATGGGCGGCGATTTGTGGGGCGTCATCGAGCGCCTCGACCACATCCAGAGCCTGGGCATCAACGCCCTGTATTTTTGTCCGGTCTTTCAATCGGCCAGCAACCACCGCTACCACACCCACGATTACTTCAAAGTCGACCCGATGCTGGGCGGCGACGAGGCGCTTCGTAGCTTGATCGACGCCGCTCACGCACGCGGCATGAAAGTGGTGCTGGACGGCGTGTTCAACCACGCTTCACGCGGATTTTTCCAGTTCAACGATCTGCTTGAGCAGGGGGAGCACAGCGCTTACCGGGACTGGTTTCACGTCAGTGCTTGGCCGCTGTTTCCCTATGAGCATCAGCACCCCGCCAACTATGAAGCGTGGTGGGGCAACCGGGCACTGCCCAAATTCAACACCGATGACCGCTCGGTGCGCGAGTTTTTGTGGAGCGTGGCCGAATACTGGATGCGCTGGGGCATCGATGGCTGGCGCTTGGACGTGCCCAACGAAATCAACGACGACTCGTTTTGGCAAGAATTTCGCCGCCGGGTCAAGGCGATCAACCCCGAAGCCTACATCGTGGGCGAAATCTGGGGCGACGCCCAGCGCTGGCTCGGCGGCGACCAGTTCGACGCGGTGATGAACTACAACTTTACCCGCCCCTGTTTGGCGTATTTCGGTGCTCAGACGCTCGACAACGCCATGAACGAGGCGTCCGGCACCGGGTACGTGTCCCCGATGGACGCCGCTGCCTTTGCGGGCCGGATGAGCGAAGTCACCCGGATGTACGACCCGGAAGTGGTGCAGGCCCAGCTCAATTTGCTCGACAGCCACGACACCGCGAGGTTTCTGAGCGTGGTCAGCGGTGACGTGAGCGCCCTGACGCTGGCGACCACCTTTCAGATGACGTATGTGGGCGCTCCCTCGGTGTACTACGGCGACGAGATCGGCCTGGCGGGCGGCCCTGACCCGGATTGCCGCCGCGCTTTTCCCTGGTCGGAGCCGCAGACCTGGAACCGCGAGATCATGCACCATCTTCAGATGCTGACAGCGGCCCGCCACCACAGTAAAGCCCTTCGGCGCGGCTCTTTTGACGTGCTGCACGCAGAGGGCGACTTGCTGGCTTACCGGCGTGAGTGCGGCGGCGAGTACGCTTATGTGCTGCTCAACACCGGCCAGCAGGCCAGCGATATGGCGCTCGACAACCTCGCACCGGGTCAGTACCGCGACGCGCTGAGCGGGCGCAGCTACGGCGTGGGCCAGCAGCAGCGTTTCAGTGTGCCGGGGCGCGGGGCATTGGTGTTGGTGCAGGGGCTGTAG